A genomic stretch from Candidatus Methanomassiliicoccus intestinalis Issoire-Mx1 includes:
- a CDS encoding ABC transporter ATP-binding protein, with protein sequence MKIFVDEISFGYSSVDVLKDISLEINDPQLVSIIGPNGVGKSTFIHCLNKILSPTSGTVLIDDKNIENISIKDLAKLVGYVPYSANDTFPLSVTDTVLMGRHPHGTWKSLNSDLKKVEEVLVLLGIEHLAMRPFNELSAGQHQKVMLARGLVQEPKILLLDEPTSNLDIKHQIEVTRMLKELSRLKNMIIIMISHDLNIAAKYSDNMILMSKGKIHSVGKPHEVITESNLREIYNISSRIIDDHGRPHVILEDDDDEETIPLCDTAYVSSGSIINESIKLEGAGVEKVRSG encoded by the coding sequence GTGAAAATATTTGTTGATGAGATAAGCTTTGGGTACTCCAGTGTAGACGTTTTAAAAGACATATCTCTTGAGATAAATGACCCGCAGTTAGTTTCCATAATCGGTCCCAATGGTGTTGGAAAATCTACGTTTATTCACTGTTTGAATAAAATTCTCTCTCCAACTTCGGGAACTGTCTTAATTGATGATAAAAACATAGAAAACATATCAATCAAGGATCTAGCAAAATTGGTGGGATATGTTCCATATTCTGCTAACGATACCTTTCCTCTTTCTGTTACGGACACGGTTTTAATGGGAAGGCATCCGCACGGCACATGGAAATCTCTTAACAGCGACTTAAAAAAAGTAGAGGAAGTGTTAGTATTGTTGGGAATAGAGCATCTCGCGATGCGTCCCTTTAATGAACTCTCTGCAGGACAGCATCAAAAGGTAATGCTTGCCAGAGGCCTTGTGCAGGAACCGAAAATTCTTCTTTTAGATGAACCAACTTCAAATCTTGACATCAAACACCAGATAGAAGTCACTCGTATGCTGAAAGAACTGTCCAGGTTGAAGAACATGATCATAATCATGATCAGCCACGATCTCAACATTGCTGCAAAATACTCAGATAACATGATCTTAATGTCGAAAGGAAAAATACATTCCGTGGGAAAGCCGCACGAAGTCATTACTGAATCAAATCTGCGTGAAATCTATAACATTTCATCAAGGATAATTGATGATCATGGTCGACCGCATGTCATTCTTGAGGATGACGATGATGAAGAAACCATCCCTCTTTGCGATACAGCTTATGTTTCTTCAGGAAGTATAATCAACGAATCTATAAAATTAGAGGGCGCGGGTGTAGAAAAAGTCCGATCTGGTTAA
- a CDS encoding dihydroorotase, which produces MSELVIEGRAYVKGSIANWCIGIDNGKISEIGKNLKGDDRINFKDSIIFPGSIDPHVHFRDPGLTDKEDFSTGSLAAAFAGVTCVLDMPNTVPPAVSKNSLLEKKEQISKKSWVDYGLFAGCVPGSDLKSMAHYAVGFKLFMGSSTGKLLVTEESDIQKILADAKECNKVLSVHAEDENLIKKDPEKNISDHAKNRPPEAEATAINRLKESDCKVNICHVSSSAGLDALQATNFTSEVTAHHLFFDKDSIENSTYAKVNPPLRSRNDRFALMKALIDGRISMIGSDHAPHTIEDKEQEFSYAPSGMPGVETSVPVLLAMVKKGQFPLERFVNAVSEKPAEIFNLNKGSIELGKDADFMIVNPGRVEAIKVKNLHSKCGWSLFEGFDALFPQAVMLGGDLLIEEGSIVGDRAGKDVIVYSKS; this is translated from the coding sequence ATGAGTGAACTGGTAATTGAAGGCCGGGCATATGTCAAAGGCAGCATAGCCAATTGGTGCATAGGCATAGACAACGGCAAGATCTCTGAAATAGGAAAAAACCTCAAAGGAGATGACCGCATCAATTTCAAAGACAGTATAATCTTCCCTGGCTCGATTGATCCTCATGTACATTTCAGAGACCCTGGACTGACCGATAAGGAAGATTTTTCAACAGGCTCTCTGGCGGCGGCATTTGCAGGTGTCACTTGTGTTTTGGATATGCCGAATACAGTTCCTCCCGCTGTATCTAAGAATTCACTTCTGGAAAAGAAGGAGCAGATCTCAAAGAAATCATGGGTAGACTATGGTCTTTTTGCAGGCTGCGTTCCTGGATCTGACCTTAAGAGTATGGCTCACTATGCCGTCGGCTTCAAGTTGTTTATGGGATCGTCAACAGGAAAGCTGCTGGTTACAGAAGAATCAGACATTCAGAAGATTCTGGCAGATGCAAAAGAATGCAACAAAGTACTCAGTGTACATGCAGAAGATGAAAATCTGATTAAAAAAGACCCGGAAAAAAACATTTCAGATCATGCAAAAAACAGACCTCCTGAAGCTGAAGCGACGGCAATAAACAGGCTTAAAGAATCAGACTGCAAAGTCAATATTTGTCATGTGTCCTCTTCGGCAGGCCTCGATGCACTGCAAGCCACAAATTTCACTTCTGAAGTTACAGCACATCATTTATTTTTCGATAAGGACAGCATTGAAAATAGTACATACGCCAAAGTCAATCCGCCTTTGAGAAGCAGAAATGACCGTTTTGCACTCATGAAAGCTCTGATAGATGGAAGAATAAGCATGATTGGATCAGATCATGCACCTCATACCATCGAGGATAAGGAACAGGAATTCAGCTATGCACCTTCAGGAATGCCTGGCGTAGAAACATCAGTTCCTGTTCTTCTTGCAATGGTGAAAAAGGGGCAGTTTCCATTAGAGAGATTTGTTAACGCAGTCTCAGAAAAACCAGCAGAAATATTCAACCTAAATAAAGGCTCGATAGAGCTGGGAAAAGACGCAGACTTCATGATTGTCAATCCAGGGCGCGTGGAAGCCATAAAGGTTAAGAACCTGCATAGCAAGTGCGGCTGGAGCTTGTTTGAAGGATTTGATGCTCTATTTCCACAGGCCGTGATGCTTGGAGGAGATCTGCTCATCGAAGAGGGGAGCATCGTCGGAGACAGAGCTGGGAAGGATGTAATTGTCTATTCAAAATCTTGA
- a CDS encoding GNAT family N-acetyltransferase: MLQKLSGILQMSDKTINEEIFVRPYRLGDEEKIVPFLEMYMGWRAPRGVVPTEHWKWKYLDNPVSKAAVCIAECNNNLISAAASIPSEIILRGKPTLSAQGTDLCTSPEFRGKGLISRVSDCRDSIKEDLGVKLDYGFPNKASSYVSLEKRGFEIVPLKFIQFRCVIDLDEFFQGSVGKAKRIAYSAIKSMRKVSSSPDIEIEEITEFGKEFQEFFEKCSKNFDLIAARRPGNLNWRYLDPRAGQFKAFCARRNKELVGYIIIGRRGNDASIADLLISPKDTKALDSLIVKAIQYATETEACSLLCLLPNEHPYGRRMSAAGFLVEERYTGDIKMSMIWKGPDLDDNIKKMLKNEYIKCHITLGDTDWI; this comes from the coding sequence ATGTTGCAGAAACTATCCGGGATTCTGCAGATGTCCGATAAAACAATCAATGAAGAGATTTTCGTAAGACCCTATCGTCTTGGGGATGAGGAGAAAATAGTCCCTTTTTTAGAAATGTACATGGGATGGAGAGCTCCGAGGGGAGTTGTACCAACTGAGCATTGGAAATGGAAATATCTGGATAATCCGGTAAGTAAAGCTGCTGTCTGCATAGCAGAATGCAACAATAACTTGATCTCAGCTGCTGCCTCGATACCGTCTGAAATTATTCTGCGGGGAAAGCCTACCCTCTCGGCTCAGGGAACCGACCTCTGCACCAGCCCTGAATTCAGAGGAAAGGGATTAATAAGCAGAGTGTCAGACTGCAGAGACAGCATAAAAGAAGATCTGGGCGTGAAATTGGATTATGGGTTTCCCAATAAAGCATCATCCTATGTAAGCTTAGAAAAAAGAGGGTTTGAAATCGTACCTTTGAAATTCATTCAATTTAGATGTGTGATAGACTTAGACGAATTTTTCCAGGGCAGCGTGGGCAAGGCTAAACGGATAGCTTACTCAGCAATCAAATCAATGAGAAAGGTTTCGTCATCACCAGACATAGAAATTGAAGAGATAACGGAATTTGGAAAGGAATTTCAAGAATTTTTTGAAAAATGTTCCAAGAATTTTGATCTTATTGCGGCTAGACGCCCCGGTAACCTCAATTGGAGATATCTTGATCCAAGAGCTGGGCAGTTCAAAGCATTCTGCGCAAGAAGAAACAAAGAGCTTGTCGGGTATATTATAATTGGAAGAAGGGGAAATGATGCCTCCATAGCCGACCTGCTCATATCTCCTAAGGATACTAAAGCTCTGGATTCTTTGATTGTAAAAGCAATACAATATGCTACAGAAACAGAAGCATGCAGCTTGTTATGTCTTTTACCGAATGAACACCCGTATGGCAGGAGAATGTCTGCAGCAGGATTCCTTGTGGAAGAAAGATACACTGGAGACATAAAAATGAGCATGATCTGGAAAGGACCAGATCTGGATGATAATATTAAAAAAATGCTAAAAAACGAGTACATTAAGTGTCATATAACTCTGGGAGATACAGACTGGATATAA
- a CDS encoding YkgJ family cysteine cluster protein yields the protein MSIQNLDVDLSELEGKMFTCYEECGLCCLCQAEVLPEEVPFFKKNYPKNIVQKTEPHRYTALALKNKEGPCIFLAPNRRCTIYNNRPHYCRQFPFHLYSGDRIQVELDLSCRGVWGKTGEDALVVGANMVSDHIDELREYLAQSKEVYQEFEVNCKDAGTYRSPDYLRKKVKEKIPQMISLQYLAKILDMSCEDEEMELPDDVEGREYSKKDLEISTMETGMESLIAEDIYSAPIYCDPLNRWNVFMAEDNEIEWAIMGDDGVLTPAGKIDPQKVELLSPEGDGVQIFLDYLNTLNNRDSSMGYTYYLVDDYGYEDYLANAYYGMIATSALDVLWRASLIAHINGWKLDARGMREGIIAYDMDRLDAPTIGAFL from the coding sequence TTGTCTATTCAAAATCTTGATGTAGATTTATCTGAGCTTGAAGGCAAGATGTTTACCTGTTATGAGGAGTGCGGACTGTGCTGCCTGTGCCAAGCAGAAGTGTTGCCTGAAGAAGTTCCGTTCTTCAAAAAGAACTATCCAAAAAACATAGTTCAGAAGACAGAACCTCATAGATATACAGCTCTGGCCCTTAAGAATAAGGAAGGGCCATGCATATTTCTAGCTCCAAATAGAAGATGCACCATATACAACAATAGACCACATTACTGCAGACAGTTTCCGTTCCACTTGTACTCAGGAGACAGGATACAGGTAGAGTTGGATCTGTCATGCCGTGGAGTCTGGGGAAAGACCGGGGAAGATGCTCTGGTGGTAGGAGCAAATATGGTCTCAGATCACATAGATGAGCTCAGAGAATACCTGGCTCAATCAAAAGAGGTCTATCAGGAATTTGAGGTTAACTGCAAAGACGCAGGTACATACAGGAGCCCGGATTATCTACGTAAAAAAGTCAAAGAAAAGATCCCTCAGATGATAAGTCTGCAGTATCTTGCCAAGATTCTAGACATGTCCTGCGAAGATGAGGAAATGGAACTCCCAGACGACGTTGAAGGCAGAGAATATTCAAAGAAAGATCTGGAAATTTCAACGATGGAAACTGGAATGGAATCACTCATTGCCGAAGACATCTATTCAGCTCCCATATACTGCGACCCTCTCAACAGATGGAACGTATTCATGGCAGAGGATAATGAAATTGAATGGGCGATTATGGGCGACGATGGTGTTTTGACCCCGGCAGGAAAGATTGATCCTCAGAAAGTAGAGCTTCTGTCACCCGAAGGTGACGGCGTACAGATATTCCTTGATTACCTAAACACGCTCAATAACAGAGACAGCTCAATGGGCTATACCTATTATTTAGTAGACGACTATGGCTATGAGGATTATCTCGCAAATGCTTACTATGGCATGATAGCCACTTCAGCACTAGATGTTCTGTGGAGAGCATCTCTGATAGCTCATATCAATGGATGGAAACTTGATGCCAGAGGCATGAGAGAGGGCATAATTGCTTATGATATGGATCGTTTGGATGCACCTACGATCGGCGCATTTCTGTAA
- a CDS encoding CBS domain-containing protein, producing MVFESNIRVSDIMVEPVTCVRDSTVREAATLMNSANSRGIVIIDKNNPVGILTETDFVEKIAAERRDPESTLVCDIMTSPVITAAPEELLSSTGKKMSSMKIRCMPVIANGELIGIVSEGDLAKLAPILIENAAERSGICSDARFERDPVSLAGYCENCENYSYDLRQTGAVSGRGPLLCAECRDLFVKDPID from the coding sequence ATGGTATTCGAATCCAACATCCGTGTTTCTGACATCATGGTAGAGCCCGTCACTTGTGTAAGAGATTCTACCGTGAGGGAAGCTGCAACATTGATGAACTCTGCAAACAGCCGCGGAATCGTCATTATTGATAAAAATAATCCTGTAGGCATACTTACTGAAACTGATTTTGTTGAAAAAATTGCTGCTGAACGCAGAGATCCCGAATCAACTCTGGTATGCGATATCATGACTTCTCCTGTGATAACCGCTGCTCCAGAAGAGCTGCTTTCATCCACGGGCAAGAAAATGTCCAGCATGAAAATCCGATGTATGCCAGTTATTGCAAATGGTGAATTGATTGGTATAGTTTCAGAAGGTGATCTGGCAAAACTGGCGCCTATTCTAATTGAAAATGCTGCTGAACGGAGCGGCATTTGTTCCGATGCTCGTTTTGAAAGAGATCCAGTCTCATTAGCTGGTTATTGTGAAAACTGCGAAAATTATTCGTATGATCTGAGGCAGACAGGGGCGGTTTCCGGTCGAGGTCCCCTGTTGTGTGCCGAATGCAGAGATTTGTTTGTAAAAGATCCAATTGATTAG
- a CDS encoding FecCD family ABC transporter permease, producing MAFIFTLSVGIYHTTFSEALNIILDHLQNSISDPRVDDIVWSRVPSALAAVIAGAGLAVGGCVMQTMLRNPLADPYTMGVSSGASLGASLGIVYGLFIFPNLSYDTSLVLNAFVFSLIPVFVVVAISRKKNITPTKMILSGIAVMYVFSAITSLLMVTADPENLSEAYAWRVGTLAFINWNDLPVMSGVTIAAILVLWIGHRKLNIMTSGERTSQSLGVNSQKHMILSMTIISLMTAAIVSFTGTIGFIGLIGPHIARIFVGSNTKYLIPASAVFGALFLLIANTFAKVAGEMGLPVGVISALVGCPLFIFILIKTRKNAW from the coding sequence ATAGCGTTCATATTTACTTTATCTGTAGGAATTTATCACACAACTTTCTCTGAAGCACTAAATATTATTCTGGATCATCTACAAAATAGTATCAGCGATCCTCGTGTAGATGACATCGTATGGTCACGTGTTCCCAGTGCATTAGCTGCAGTTATTGCCGGAGCAGGCCTGGCCGTCGGTGGTTGCGTCATGCAGACAATGCTGCGCAATCCTCTTGCTGATCCCTACACAATGGGTGTGTCTTCAGGCGCGTCTCTCGGCGCATCATTGGGCATTGTATATGGTCTCTTTATATTCCCAAATCTTTCTTATGACACATCACTTGTACTCAATGCATTTGTCTTTTCATTAATTCCAGTGTTTGTAGTAGTTGCAATTTCCCGAAAAAAGAACATAACACCTACAAAGATGATCCTATCTGGAATAGCTGTAATGTATGTTTTTTCTGCAATTACTTCTCTACTCATGGTTACCGCAGATCCTGAGAATCTGTCAGAGGCCTATGCGTGGAGGGTCGGGACTCTGGCATTCATCAACTGGAATGATCTGCCGGTAATGTCAGGAGTTACCATAGCTGCCATATTGGTTCTGTGGATCGGTCATCGTAAACTTAACATTATGACGTCTGGTGAACGAACTTCGCAGAGTCTCGGTGTAAACTCCCAGAAACATATGATCCTGAGCATGACTATAATCTCTCTCATGACTGCAGCAATTGTCAGCTTTACTGGGACAATTGGATTTATTGGCTTAATCGGACCGCACATAGCCAGAATTTTTGTCGGTTCAAATACAAAATATCTGATTCCAGCATCGGCAGTGTTTGGTGCTTTGTTTCTGCTCATTGCAAATACATTTGCTAAAGTTGCAGGTGAAATGGGATTGCCAGTTGGTGTAATCAGTGCATTAGTTGGTTGTCCATTATTCATATTTATTTTAATAAAAACTAGAAAAAATGCATGGTGA
- a CDS encoding ArsA family ATPase — protein sequence MRLIIYTGKGGVGKTSVAAATALKCARKGYRTLIMSTDAAHSVSDSMETELCGQPTRVEENLDAIEIDMLYELETRWSEIQKYISDFLVSQGLDGITSKEMSVIPGMELMSALFYLDDFHKKGTYDVIVMDTAPTGETIKLLSFPESSEWYSDKLYRIIHNLIKVARMTIGKVMSTPLPSEELLKDLEMLIGRMKNVQKILEDPEITSIRLVVNPEKMVINETKRAYTYLCLYGLTVECLVINRLLPDGNDDYFAQKRIEQEKYMKIIQESFDPLKMLKAQQLPVELVGMKSLEYLGDMLFQDEDPTSRFTTERPIEIYSENGKDIIALRLPFMPKEKVQLYKSSDSLVVEAGQYRRSMSLPFTFIQKEPEKAEFTDGMLRIMFPGDDVSGERKPAE from the coding sequence ATGAGGCTCATCATATACACAGGCAAAGGTGGAGTCGGAAAGACTTCTGTAGCGGCTGCAACTGCTCTTAAATGTGCTAGAAAGGGTTACAGGACATTGATAATGTCCACAGATGCTGCACATTCAGTATCGGATTCCATGGAAACCGAGCTCTGCGGACAGCCTACACGAGTTGAAGAAAACTTGGATGCAATCGAAATAGACATGTTATATGAATTAGAAACTCGCTGGAGTGAGATTCAAAAATATATTTCGGACTTCCTCGTATCACAAGGCCTTGATGGCATCACTTCAAAGGAGATGTCGGTGATCCCGGGAATGGAACTAATGTCGGCATTGTTCTATTTAGATGATTTTCATAAAAAAGGAACATACGATGTAATCGTAATGGATACCGCCCCTACTGGAGAGACCATTAAACTACTGTCATTTCCTGAATCATCAGAATGGTATTCGGATAAGCTCTACCGTATAATTCACAACCTCATCAAAGTAGCAAGAATGACCATCGGAAAGGTAATGTCAACCCCGCTGCCGTCAGAAGAACTGCTCAAAGACCTGGAGATGCTGATTGGAAGAATGAAAAATGTACAGAAGATTCTGGAAGATCCTGAAATAACATCGATACGCCTCGTGGTAAACCCTGAGAAGATGGTCATTAATGAGACAAAACGTGCTTACACATATCTCTGTCTTTATGGTCTCACTGTAGAGTGCTTAGTCATCAACAGGCTGCTCCCAGACGGTAATGATGACTACTTTGCACAGAAAAGAATTGAACAGGAAAAGTACATGAAAATAATTCAGGAATCTTTTGATCCCTTAAAAATGCTGAAGGCCCAGCAGCTGCCTGTAGAACTCGTGGGAATGAAGTCGCTGGAATATCTTGGGGATATGCTATTCCAAGATGAAGATCCGACAAGCAGATTTACAACCGAAAGACCAATTGAGATATACAGCGAGAATGGAAAGGACATAATCGCACTGAGGCTGCCATTCATGCCAAAAGAAAAAGTGCAACTCTATAAATCCTCGGACAGCCTTGTAGTAGAAGCAGGCCAGTACCGTAGATCGATGTCTCTACCATTTACATTCATACAGAAAGAGCCAGAAAAAGCAGAATTTACGGACGGCATGTTAAGAATAATGTTCCCGGGAGATGATGTAAGTGGAGAACGAAAACCAGCAGAGTGA
- a CDS encoding FecCD family ABC transporter permease: MMENSILKEYHAVAAKRALLIIVFVLLTVTVAILSCAVGTHTSFFDAYQIILDHLLGAEYPLRSPEWWNDFYIFDGILPCVVMSIIAGAGLALGGTVMQSMMGNPLADPYTTGISSGACLGAVSALIVGFSFSSIAGEYGIISSSFVCALIPAIVVILITKYVNSSPSTMILVGTAISYFFNAVVTLLMISTDSDTLHSAFLWQIGSVSGSTWSDIPVMFLTVLIASILVQLVSNKLNIMALGDNSAKSLGLDVGKFRVICLILLSVLTAAIISYTGIIGFIGLISPHLARFLIGGDNKFVVPLSMAVGAFTLVFADALSRSLLSYTEIPVGVVMSFIGAPVFLYMVMRQKSDKEVF; this comes from the coding sequence ATGATGGAAAATAGCATTCTGAAAGAGTATCACGCTGTTGCAGCCAAGAGAGCGTTGCTGATCATAGTTTTCGTATTGTTGACAGTAACTGTCGCAATACTCTCATGTGCCGTTGGTACGCATACCTCATTCTTTGACGCATATCAAATCATACTCGATCACCTGCTGGGTGCAGAATATCCATTAAGATCTCCAGAATGGTGGAACGATTTCTACATCTTTGACGGAATTTTGCCGTGTGTGGTTATGTCCATTATTGCAGGTGCAGGGCTTGCTCTGGGCGGAACTGTAATGCAGAGTATGATGGGCAACCCTCTTGCTGATCCATATACTACAGGAATCTCCTCAGGTGCTTGTCTTGGAGCCGTATCTGCTTTAATTGTTGGTTTCTCATTTTCTTCAATAGCCGGGGAATACGGCATAATCTCGAGCTCCTTTGTATGTGCGCTGATTCCTGCGATTGTTGTAATTCTGATAACAAAATACGTTAACAGCTCACCCTCTACTATGATCCTCGTAGGTACGGCAATCTCTTATTTTTTCAATGCAGTAGTGACTCTGCTGATGATCAGCACAGACTCTGATACGCTCCATTCAGCATTTTTATGGCAGATCGGTTCAGTGTCTGGGTCGACATGGAGCGATATTCCTGTCATGTTTTTAACAGTATTAATCGCTTCAATTTTGGTACAGCTTGTTTCCAATAAGCTTAACATCATGGCACTGGGTGACAACAGCGCTAAAAGTCTGGGGCTTGATGTCGGCAAATTTAGAGTCATATGTCTTATTCTTCTCTCAGTTCTTACTGCAGCGATCATAAGCTATACTGGAATCATTGGTTTCATCGGCTTGATTTCGCCGCATCTGGCAAGGTTCCTTATAGGCGGAGACAACAAATTCGTTGTACCTCTTTCTATGGCGGTAGGTGCATTTACACTTGTATTCGCGGATGCACTTTCTCGTTCTCTTCTGTCATATACTGAGATCCCAGTGGGAGTTGTAATGTCATTCATAGGAGCTCCTGTATTCTTGTACATGGTGATGAGACAGAAATCTGATAAGGAGGTGTTTTAA
- a CDS encoding TIGR00296 family protein, whose translation MDEDEGIFAVQLARSAVDAEISNGKVNVENTSPLFNEKRGVFVTLKTYPDGELRGCIGFSEPVYPLADAIIMAAESACHDPRFNDLTDEETITVEVSILTIPELLSVAPEDRPGAVEIGKDGLIVEQGYYKGLLLPQVATEWGWDSEEFLSHACAKAGLRSKAWKSLETRVFKFQAEIFSETSPSGDIRRYEGQ comes from the coding sequence ATGGACGAAGACGAAGGAATATTCGCAGTCCAACTAGCCAGAAGCGCGGTGGATGCTGAAATCAGCAATGGTAAAGTAAACGTGGAAAATACTTCTCCCCTGTTTAATGAAAAAAGAGGAGTGTTTGTAACCCTGAAGACTTATCCAGACGGAGAACTGAGGGGATGCATAGGATTCTCGGAGCCTGTGTACCCGCTGGCAGACGCAATAATAATGGCTGCTGAGAGTGCATGCCATGACCCTAGATTCAATGATCTCACTGATGAGGAAACTATTACGGTGGAAGTATCTATATTGACAATTCCAGAACTTCTGTCAGTCGCACCGGAGGACAGACCGGGTGCGGTAGAAATAGGAAAGGACGGCTTGATTGTAGAACAGGGATATTACAAAGGCCTTCTACTTCCGCAGGTGGCAACAGAATGGGGCTGGGATTCTGAAGAATTTCTATCACATGCCTGCGCTAAAGCCGGCCTCAGATCAAAGGCATGGAAAAGCCTTGAAACAAGAGTATTCAAATTTCAAGCAGAGATTTTCTCTGAAACATCACCAAGCGGAGACATCAGGAGGTATGAGGGGCAATGA